A section of the Amblyomma americanum isolate KBUSLIRL-KWMA chromosome 2, ASM5285725v1, whole genome shotgun sequence genome encodes:
- the LOC144120461 gene encoding uncharacterized protein LOC144120461, whose product MRSLNPFCLAMQVIAPLWITTLFPAPLAACPPDISPEWTPALNRTDMCQPCAITASLDRALTSPVHCTLDRQLETPSPSTSSPAPAFKQLRPPASPCGLGGCATMRSLNPFCLAMQVSKPCCLYAKKSSDYFLIQLPSPQCCLAIVTECSDVIISLLLLSGDIETNPGPASLETVVTELKKLSAGQSTIIAEVTDLKNQLLTTDNLISDLSRRIRALEGHYQTIQSLRTEIEGLSTHTTQATRQLCDLEDRIDEAENQSRRNNLIFYNIPDPDPSETWADSEKLLIRHCSEFLDITLDPKTIDRTHRLGRHEPDRCRPLIAKFALFKTKDEILANGRKFKDTDYSVGEDFSRRVRNVRKHLVTFAKSKTNRFSLRYKTLFIGSRRYIFDEPSQSVKEIP is encoded by the coding sequence atgcggtcgcttaacccgttctgTCTCGctatgcaggtgatcgctcccctctggattaccacgcttttccccgcccctcttgctgcctgtccaccggacatctcgccggaatggacgcccgctctcaaccgaaccgatatgtgccagccttgcgccatcaccgcttcgcttgatcgtgcgctgacctcaccagtgcactgcaccctcgacagacagttggaaacaccatcgccatcaacatcctctcccgctccagcttttaagcagcttcggccaccggcgtcgccttgtgggctcggtggctgtgccacgatgcggtcgcttaacccgttctgTCTCGCTATGCAGGTTAGTAAGCCATGTTGTCTTTACGCTAAGAAATCTAGTGATTACTTTTtgatacagctgccgagcccgcaatgctgccttgccattgtcactgagtgttctgatgtcattatttccttgctcttgttgtccggcgacatagagactaaccccggccctgcctcactcgaaactgtagttacggaacttaaaaaattgtccgccggtcagtcgacaataatcgcggaagttacagacctcaaaaaccagttactaACAACAGACAACCTTATTTCTGATCTAAGCAGGCGCATCAGGGCTCTTGAAGGTCATTACCAAACCATTCAGTCACTACGCACAGAGATAGAAGGCCTAAGCACTCACACCACCCAGGCAACTCGCCAGCTCTGTGATCTCGAGGATCGCATAGACGAAGCAGAaaaccaatcacgaagaaacaacctcatattctacaacattccggaccctgacccatctgaaacgtgggccgactctgaaaagctactaattcgccattgctccgaatttttggacatcaccctcgaccccaaaacaatagaccgcactcaccgtcttgggcgccacgaacctgatcgctgccgtccgttaattgccaaattcgcacttttcaaaacgaaggacgaaattctagctaatggccgcaaattcaaggacactgactactccgtcggtgaagatttttcacgccgcgttcgcaatgtgcgcaaacatctagttacatttgccaaaagcaagactaaccgtttttctttgcgatacaaaaccctgttcatcggttcccgacgatatatcttcgacgaaccatcgcaatctgtaaaagagataccatag